Proteins found in one Rickettsiales bacterium genomic segment:
- a CDS encoding glycine--tRNA ligase subunit alpha, with protein MYMLAFQEIILKLQNFWAKQGCVVLQPYDVEMGAGTFHPATTLRALTTKPWKAAYVQPSRRPKDGRYGENPNRLQHYYQFQVILKPSPDNIQELYLESLAELGINVKDHDIRFVEDDWESPTLGAWGLGWEVWCDGMEVTQFTYFQQVGGFDCQPVAGEITYGLERLAMYIQNKENVYDLDYNGGKGKNKVSYGEVFLQNEREFSAYNLESANTNKILKNFNECEEECFALLEQRLVLPAYDQCIKASHNFNLLDARGVISVSQRASYIARVREMARKCCASYIESQGEML; from the coding sequence ATTTATATGTTAGCATTTCAAGAAATTATCCTCAAACTTCAGAATTTCTGGGCAAAACAAGGTTGTGTTGTTCTACAACCTTATGATGTCGAAATGGGTGCAGGTACTTTTCACCCAGCAACAACTTTGCGTGCATTAACTACAAAACCTTGGAAGGCCGCTTATGTTCAGCCCTCTCGTCGCCCTAAAGATGGCAGATATGGTGAGAATCCAAATCGCTTGCAACATTATTACCAATTTCAAGTTATTCTAAAACCATCACCAGATAATATCCAAGAATTATATCTCGAAAGCCTTGCAGAGCTTGGAATTAATGTGAAAGATCACGATATAAGATTCGTAGAAGATGACTGGGAAAGCCCAACTCTTGGTGCTTGGGGGCTTGGTTGGGAAGTATGGTGCGATGGTATGGAAGTTACGCAATTTACTTATTTTCAGCAAGTTGGTGGCTTTGATTGCCAGCCTGTTGCAGGTGAAATTACTTACGGCTTGGAAAGGCTTGCGATGTATATTCAGAATAAAGAAAATGTTTATGATTTAGATTATAACGGCGGAAAAGGTAAAAATAAAGTTTCTTACGGCGAAGTTTTCTTGCAAAATGAAAGGGAGTTTTCAGCTTATAATTTGGAATCTGCAAACACTAATAAAATCCTGAAAAATTTTAATGAATGTGAGGAAGAATGTTTTGCTTTACTTGAGCAACGCCTTGTTCTGCCAGCCTATGATCAATGCATCAAAGCCTCGCATAATTTTAATTTGCTTGATGCTAGGGGCGTTATAAGTGTTAGCCAGCGTGCTTCTTATATTGCAAGAGTTCGTGAAATGGCTCGCAAATGTTGTGCTTCGTATATTGAATCTCAGGGGGAGATGTTGTAG
- a CDS encoding N-acetylmuramoyl-L-alanine amidase, whose translation MKITKIPSPNFSNRPETAEIDTIILHYTGMKSTKEALQRMCDINTEVSCHYLIAENGEIIQLVDDEFKAWHAGKSHWAGRENLNNYSIGIEISNLGHEWGYKPFEDEQIDSLIELCKSLVQNYNIKPQNILGHSDIAPVRKEDPGELFPWKLLADEGVGLWYDFEVGKAEYKNIINISENPTSEITKQNIINIQKKLKQVGYNVGKAGALDEATNKAIIAFYRRFIPQRILMCKNKRYPEYIAWDELSNTIADNIIGKIC comes from the coding sequence ATGAAAATTACAAAAATTCCATCGCCTAATTTTTCTAATCGTCCTGAAACAGCTGAAATAGATACTATTATCCTGCATTATACTGGTATGAAATCTACTAAAGAGGCATTGCAAAGAATGTGCGATATTAATACTGAGGTGAGCTGCCACTATTTAATCGCAGAAAATGGTGAAATTATTCAGCTAGTTGATGATGAATTTAAGGCTTGGCACGCAGGTAAAAGCCATTGGGCTGGCAGGGAAAATTTGAATAATTATTCAATCGGTATTGAAATTTCAAATCTAGGGCATGAATGGGGTTACAAACCTTTTGAAGATGAACAAATTGATTCCTTAATAGAACTCTGCAAAAGCTTGGTTCAAAATTATAATATCAAACCGCAAAATATTTTAGGTCATAGTGATATTGCACCCGTTCGTAAGGAAGACCCAGGTGAGTTATTTCCTTGGAAATTACTGGCAGATGAAGGGGTTGGCTTGTGGTATGATTTTGAAGTAGGCAAGGCAGAATATAAAAATATCATAAATATTTCTGAAAATCCAACTTCTGAAATAACAAAGCAAAATATAATTAACATCCAAAAAAAATTAAAACAAGTCGGCTATAATGTTGGAAAAGCAGGGGCTTTAGATGAGGCAACTAACAAAGCAATTATTGCCTTTTATCGCAGATTCATTCCGCAAAGAATTTTAATGTGCAAAAATAAAAGATACCCTGAATATATCGCTTGGGACGAATTATCAAACACAATCGCTGATAATATTATTGGGAAGATTTGTTGA
- a CDS encoding TerB family tellurite resistance protein: MLPSLNKNISEFYIPQHHINSAIEANSLALNHYALAISGKLCSVDEDINLAEKRAFLALFPYFGGNGIELLNSLQNNGISIYHACKRFRKFSSDDKNITARLFARLFKLAGSDEVLNTLEISFMEKISPMLGLNLNFLEKALEFYFLKNLEHNSKTPKHEVRKFYIGQIAKLHPDNFLHSDNLSKRIKSTIITLANERTKLLNENYKNSIA; the protein is encoded by the coding sequence ATGCTCCCTTCGCTTAATAAAAATATTTCAGAATTTTATATTCCTCAACATCATATTAACTCTGCGATTGAGGCGAACTCCCTTGCGTTAAACCATTACGCACTTGCAATAAGTGGCAAATTATGCAGCGTTGATGAAGATATAAACCTAGCTGAAAAGCGGGCTTTTCTGGCGTTATTTCCATATTTTGGTGGCAATGGTATTGAGCTTCTAAACAGCTTGCAAAATAATGGAATTTCAATCTATCACGCTTGTAAAAGATTTAGAAAATTCAGCTCCGATGATAAAAATATTACCGCAAGACTATTCGCAAGATTGTTCAAATTAGCGGGTTCTGATGAAGTTCTTAACACGCTTGAAATTTCTTTTATGGAAAAAATTTCCCCAATGTTAGGGCTAAATTTGAACTTCCTAGAAAAAGCCTTGGAATTTTATTTTCTCAAAAATCTTGAGCATAATTCTAAAACTCCAAAGCACGAAGTGAGAAAATTTTACATCGGTCAAATCGCAAAATTGCACCCTGATAATTTTCTGCATAGTGATAATCTTAGCAAAAGAATAAAATCAACTATTATCACGCTTGCAAATGAAAGAACAAAATTACTAAATGAAAATTACAAAAATTCCATCGCCTAA
- the msrA gene encoding peptide-methionine (S)-S-oxide reductase MsrA, with product MGLLFSGASNANETSKQEQATFAGGCFWCMQPIFDELEGVIKTEVGYSGGKSKNPTYDEISTGNSGHQEVIQITFDPNKISYEFLLDKFMRNIDPIDPLGQFYDKGSQYVTSVFYHNETQKKITEEYFEKLRKSKILKGEIAVTIKAFQAFYAAEDYHQKYYEKNSIRYNLYKKGSGREEKIKQIWNEK from the coding sequence ATGGGCTTATTATTTAGCGGTGCATCTAATGCAAATGAAACTTCTAAGCAAGAGCAAGCGACCTTTGCGGGTGGCTGTTTTTGGTGTATGCAGCCAATCTTTGATGAATTAGAAGGCGTTATAAAAACCGAAGTGGGCTATAGTGGTGGAAAAAGTAAAAACCCCACTTATGATGAAATTTCAACGGGAAATTCAGGCCATCAGGAAGTTATACAAATCACTTTTGATCCAAACAAAATTTCTTATGAATTTCTGCTTGATAAATTTATGAGGAATATTGACCCTATTGATCCACTCGGGCAGTTTTATGATAAGGGTTCACAATATGTAACTTCAGTTTTTTATCATAATGAAACTCAGAAAAAAATTACCGAGGAATATTTTGAAAAACTTAGAAAATCAAAAATTCTGAAAGGGGAAATTGCGGTTACAATCAAGGCTTTTCAAGCATTTTATGCAGCAGAAGATTATCACCAAAAATATTATGAAAAAAATTCTATCAGATATAATCTTTACAAAAAAGGCAGTGGCAGAGAGGAAAAAATAAAACAAATATGGAATGAAAAATAA
- a CDS encoding 3-keto-5-aminohexanoate cleavage protein — MNSEVSIIFAPTGSRYFPKNSGKGDFEHPHLIYKPEDLAKEINQLLNEGLISQVHLHARNPEDGFPTGNPEHYKLLLQALQENIEINDYYLSITTTDNNIPKEDKEASGDMARAAILLCNYDNLKPNRIPLIDTLAASLQVINSNRSVVAERFNEFIDNCLKIMEQKNIGFEIEIPNYNLFEVAKDFLAKMRYRINRNEFNSENLIGSINAPVIQMLFGARDNMPCTEEFISNALERANNELSPRSIQVGFRHNHDQFNPDIARFLLGLAKQGKIQGIRIGIEDTPKNMDGEYVSNSWLVEQINKIAKEVGVSIRPPQEALNLIQNKNIVISSAEPSSVINTKFNENFF; from the coding sequence ATGAATAGTGAAGTTAGCATAATATTTGCACCAACTGGAAGTAGGTATTTCCCTAAAAATTCTGGCAAGGGAGATTTTGAGCATCCACACCTAATATATAAGCCTGAAGATTTAGCAAAAGAAATAAATCAGCTACTTAATGAAGGTCTAATTAGTCAAGTTCACTTGCATGCTAGAAATCCTGAAGATGGCTTCCCAACTGGTAACCCAGAGCATTATAAATTATTGTTACAGGCACTTCAAGAAAACATAGAAATTAATGATTATTATTTAAGTATTACAACAACAGATAATAATATTCCTAAAGAAGATAAAGAGGCAAGTGGAGATATGGCAAGAGCTGCAATTTTGCTATGTAATTATGATAATCTTAAACCGAATAGAATACCTTTAATTGATACTTTAGCAGCTTCTTTACAGGTTATAAATTCTAATAGATCTGTGGTGGCTGAAAGATTTAATGAATTTATTGATAATTGCCTAAAAATAATGGAGCAAAAAAATATCGGTTTTGAAATAGAAATACCAAATTATAATTTATTTGAAGTTGCTAAAGATTTTTTGGCTAAAATGAGATATAGAATTAATAGAAATGAATTTAACTCAGAAAATTTAATAGGAAGCATTAACGCTCCAGTAATTCAAATGCTTTTTGGTGCAAGAGATAATATGCCTTGCACTGAAGAATTTATAAGTAATGCTTTAGAAAGAGCAAATAATGAATTATCCCCTAGATCGATTCAAGTTGGGTTTAGGCATAATCATGACCAATTTAATCCAGATATTGCAAGGTTTTTACTTGGATTAGCAAAACAAGGTAAAATTCAAGGAATAAGAATAGGTATTGAAGATACACCTAAAAATATGGACGGAGAATATGTAAGCAATAGTTGGTTAGTTGAGCAGATTAATAAAATAGCAAAAGAGGTTGGTGTATCAATAAGACCTCCGCAAGAAGCACTTAATCTTATTCAAAATAAAAATATTGTTATCTCATCAGCAGAGCCATCTTCAGTAATCAACACTAAATTCAATGAAAATTTTTTTTAA